From the genome of Glycine soja cultivar W05 chromosome 14, ASM419377v2, whole genome shotgun sequence:
CTACACTAGTTCAGATTTCATACCTATATGTCATGACTTGTTGGGTGAGAGCACGTGAATGGTTCTATATGTAACACGGCTCCTCACACCAAAGCCCTAAGGGATTGAAGTGTAGACAAGGCACACTCCCACCTACTTTGTGCTGAAATTTAACTTAGATTTGGAAGGGGCAACAAGAATTAAAATCTAGACCATAGGATCATAGAGGATCTAATATCATATCAGCCAATTATCCCAAAGCTCAAGACATTGGGTGAAAGCACATGAATAGTTTTATATATAATCTAGTGAGTGCGTACCAATGATCATAAGCAACTGATACAACTCTAGAGTCTAGTCATACACAAAAATTGACAATTAATTGTGTGTTCAAAATCCCTTTCAGCATAACCAGTGGTCAAAAGCAAACCTATTGCTCCAAGGGGACTAGTTAAATATctgattttaattataaatgttataattaggtccctctaaatattttttcctaaaatcAGTCAACAATCCCTTCCAGACTCCAGAGTTCTATAAACCCAGCTCTACTGTTCAAAACCTATTAGGATAGGTGCTTTAGTAAGACTATTATAGCCAAGACTTCACAAGACATCAATTTCTGAAAGCATCAATATGTTTCCAATTAATggaaaatcactttcaaagatAATTTCTAGTAATTTTTTGAATGATATAGAGAAGTATAGAATAACACCTGGAGGTACATTTTGGTAGTGGCATCTGCACTTTGATAGTGTTTGCTGTTACACTTGAGGCAAACTCAGCACTTACTTTAAGAATTACTTCTGCCTGCAATAGCAATTTCAAAAGTTTTGGTGACTGCAAGGAAAGACAAatgatatgtgtgtgtgttgataCAATGAAGATAAGGGAGAGGGAGATTTTTTATAACATCTTCATACTTTGAAaccttttatttgaatttcaaatattcTAACACATCTAAAAAATTAGTCCGGTTTTAAATTGGTGCAAAAAGAATTATGAAGTGGACATATAAAGAATAAGACGaagaaaataactatttaaaagtaGGCATCACCTTAAGTGACCCTGCTTCTTCAATCAAAGCATTAATACGAAAAGGAGGCCTAAATTCCTGTGTCAAACGATAGTTCATGACTGGAAATTCACCATCTGGTGGTACCTAAAATTGTGAGTGTaccatcaaaataaataatcaaaaaggAAACAAGTTGATAAAATACCTTTATATCCTAAAATTTTGATTATCAAGACTACTTTGGTACTCGCTACTCACCAGGGATAGAGTTCTGTCTATATCAAAACTATCAAGACGAACAGATTCATGGAAATTACAGTCATCTAATATAACTGTTCCAGAGTCAGATGAGCTCCTATAACCTGCTCTAGAAACATTTCCATATAAGTATCAAAACAATTACAAATCTTGGAAAACCACAGGAAAGAATACTTGAATGTCTAAGAAAGTCAATAGGAACATATACAAAAGTAACAATAATgaacaatagaaaaaaaattaacacaatgCCCTCAATGTTAAGTCAACGAAAAGGTTCATAGCAAAAGCATCATTGAATATGCAACATTGGTTACCTTAATATACAAGGAAATATTAGTTGTTAAACAAAATCCATAAGATCAACGTagggtttcaactttcaactgcCCCAAAAAAATCCATACATAAAATAGTCATATTTATCCATACATTCTCTTTCTTGAAATAGGAGAGTGAAATCCTAAGCATGAACACTCAATTGTGAAGGAGAACAGAGAGAACTGGGCAttaaaaaccaacaaaaaacTGAAAGCTACCGTAAGCTGGTCCCTGGCTTCTTCCAATGGAGAGGTCATCATTAAGTGCTAATCGAATTTCAGGATTGCCAGAAAGATAACTCTTCATTTGTATGGTGCCATCAATCTCAGAAGTCAGTATATATCCCTGATCAAATCACATTAAAAATACTAAGAATGATGAACAAAACATGACAAGTGAATCATttgaaaatacaaacaacaataaaCAAGCCTTATCACACTAAGTAGCACATCAAACACAAATTAACAAGGGAAAAAAAGCTTACATGCTAGGGGATCAGGTAAATGGATTAAACAttgtcattttattcaaaaactaAGTTTTTAAAGGTGCATAGATCTAGATCTTTTAGTGGCTTCTCTTTTAAGAGTTCCCCTTGGCCTTCCTCTACCTCTATTAGGCTATCGATAGGACCCAGgacaaaagaatgaaaaacattAAAGCAAAGCAGACAGATAGAAGAAGGGGAGTAGAAGATTTCATTCTGAATTGTCGGTGTTGTGAGAACCAAGCGTTAGCCAGCTTTTGAAAGGGGAAATCTTTGGAAGGAGAATCCCCTTCTCTACTTTCATTAGTGACACTGATAATTCATACAGTCCTGTCTTTTCTTTTTcgattttctcttctttcttagtCCTTTCTCATGGAAAACTCAGACTTTGTTTTTGGATTTGTAACAACTATAATCCATCTAATTGTCTATTTTCAATAGAGCTTCTATTGGACTTATCCTCACATGGCCAAACCATCTTAGGTGAAATTCTGCCATATTTTCCTCAAAACGTGCTACTTCTACTTTCTAATACCTTATTTCTAATGTTATCTTTTCTTGTATGTCCATTCATCCACCACAACATTTTCATTTTGCAACACCTTGATTATGCTCTTGTTGGAACTTTAACACTAAAGATTCGGTACCATCAAAGTGCTAGTTTACTATGATGCATCAAAAAATTACATCCAACATCGACAAATTATGTTTCTTTAAACAAGTTAAGCTTTTCCACTCTGCATTTAAGTAATTAGatggtaaataattttaattggaaTTGATGGTTCTTTACTTGGATTAACTTAGTTTCAGACACTAGAGTCAAGAGTAAAATTTGATCTCAGATATACATGCTCTCACACATCATAATTACATTTCGTCAGTTAGCATACTGAAAACCATAAGCAAAGCATCTATACTCATGATACAtgatggatgaagcaacaattgaaCAACATAATGAAATTCAGTCATTCAATATTTTAAGATGTATTTACTAACACTGGAGCTAAAAGTGATGCTGATTTTCTCAATTATGTCTACAAAAATCTCTTCCCTCTTTCTACCCCCAGGCTCTGTAGCAACAACAGATTTTGTGACAGCTATCCCTGGCATTCTTTTTGTTCCTTGCTGCATGCAaccaaaattaagaattaataatACCATAAATAAGTGTGTTAGAATAGTTGTTTATTATCTGTCTTCAGCTTTTATAAAGCTGTTTTTGATTATATGATTTATTCTGTACTTAGGCAGTAGGGATTAAGCATATTAAGCATCATACCGTAAAAATTGCAGCAGGTCCAAGAGGTGACAGATGTGCAGCATCAATTACAAGCGGCTCATTGAAAACATAGGACTTCAACAATTCAGTAGATGTTGTTTGAACATAACCAAAATCCTTCAAACAATGTCATTGGGTCACTCATAAGTAAGATTTTTGGAAACATGACTTATTGACTATGAATCTCAGGTCAAAGgagtaaaacataaaaaaaaaaaaaacaattgcaaATAGGCTCTTcagttcttttttaaaaaaaggaaaaccagATACAACTTTCACCAGAACTTTTGG
Proteins encoded in this window:
- the LOC114383055 gene encoding AP-4 complex subunit mu-like; the encoded protein is MISQFFVLSQRGDNIVFRDYRGEVQKGSAEIFFRKVKFWEDGGLQEAPPVFNVDGVNYFHVKVVGLLFVATTRVNTSPSFVLELLQRIARVIKDYLGILNEDSLRKNFVLVYELLDEVIDFGYVQTTSTELLKSYVFNEPLVIDAAHLSPLGPAAIFTQGTKRMPGIAVTKSVVATEPGGRKREEIFVDIIEKISITFSSSGYILTSEIDGTIQMKSYLSGNPEIRLALNDDLSIGRSQGPAYGYRSSSDSGTVILDDCNFHESVRLDSFDIDRTLSLVPPDGEFPVMNYRLTQEFRPPFRINALIEEAGSLKAEVILKVSAEFASSVTANTIKVQMPLPKCTSRVSFELEPGAVGQTTDFKEANKRLEWSLRKIVGGSEHTLRAKLTFSQESPVNVTKESGPVSMTFTIPMHNVSRLQVKYLQIAKKSATHEPYRWVRYVTQANSYVARI